A region of Flavobacteriales bacterium DNA encodes the following proteins:
- the radA gene encoding DNA repair protein RadA: MAKVKTTFFCQNCGAQSAQWMGKCKSCDEWNTIVEEVVSKPKPSQANWESEKGNRVNKAQAISDISLQSRARIDTSDNELNRVLGGGIVAGSLILLGGEPGIGKSTLLLQVALRIQNEKILYVTGEESDQQIRMRADRLNLSDSSCQILTETNTQHIFQQIQEVQPTVLVIDSIQTLHTNSIDSSPGSISQIRECTAELMNYAKASGTPVLLIGHINKDGNIAGPKILEHMVDVVLQFEGERNHVYRILRAHKNRYGSTAELGIYEMLSHGLREVSNPSEILLSQKDEAMSGMAISATMEGVRPLMIETQALVSSAVYGTPQRSATGFDLRRLSMLLAVLEKRCGFRLGAKDVFLNITGGIKVDDPAIDLGVVCAILSSNVDMAIKDKNCFAAEVGLSGEIRPVNRCDQRIQEAAKLGFERIFVSKYNKIDRQDFSIEVVKVSKIEEVFKMLFAS; this comes from the coding sequence ATGGCTAAGGTAAAAACAACATTCTTTTGTCAAAATTGTGGTGCACAAAGTGCGCAATGGATGGGTAAATGCAAATCGTGTGACGAATGGAATACCATCGTAGAAGAAGTTGTCAGTAAGCCAAAACCGAGCCAAGCTAATTGGGAAAGTGAAAAGGGCAATAGAGTCAATAAAGCTCAAGCTATTAGTGATATCTCTTTACAGTCTAGAGCAAGAATAGACACTTCTGACAATGAGTTAAACAGGGTGCTAGGAGGAGGTATAGTTGCTGGCTCACTTATTTTATTAGGTGGAGAGCCCGGCATAGGTAAATCTACTCTACTATTACAAGTTGCATTGAGAATCCAAAATGAAAAGATTCTTTACGTTACTGGAGAAGAAAGTGACCAACAAATCCGAATGAGAGCAGATAGACTCAATTTATCTGACTCTAGCTGTCAAATACTTACCGAAACCAATACACAGCATATATTTCAACAAATTCAAGAGGTTCAACCTACCGTATTAGTTATAGACTCTATACAAACTTTGCATACCAATAGTATTGATTCCTCTCCAGGTAGTATTTCACAGATAAGAGAATGTACCGCCGAATTAATGAATTATGCTAAAGCTAGTGGAACGCCCGTATTGCTCATTGGACATATCAATAAAGATGGCAATATCGCAGGACCCAAAATATTAGAACACATGGTTGACGTTGTTCTTCAATTTGAAGGAGAAAGAAATCATGTGTATCGCATTTTAAGAGCTCATAAAAATCGCTACGGTTCAACTGCTGAATTGGGCATCTATGAAATGCTAAGTCATGGACTTAGAGAGGTAAGTAACCCATCTGAAATATTACTTTCCCAAAAAGACGAAGCTATGAGTGGTATGGCTATTAGTGCAACTATGGAAGGGGTTCGCCCATTAATGATTGAAACACAAGCTCTTGTGAGTTCTGCGGTGTACGGAACACCTCAACGTAGTGCTACTGGTTTTGATTTAAGGCGTCTGTCTATGCTATTGGCCGTATTAGAAAAAAGATGTGGCTTTCGATTAGGTGCAAAAGATGTATTCTTAAACATCACTGGAGGTATAAAAGTGGATGACCCTGCTATTGATTTAGGGGTGGTTTGTGCTATTCTTTCTTCAAATGTTGATATGGCTATCAAAGACAAAAATTGTTTTGCTGCTGAGGTAGGACTATCAGGAGAAATACGCCCTGTCAATAGGTGTGACCAAAGGATACAAGAAGCCGCAAAATTAGGCTTCGAACGAATCTTTGTTTCAAAGTACAATAAAATAGACCGTCAAGACTTTTCTATAGAAGTCGTAAAAGTGAGTAAAATTGAAGAAGTATTTAAGATGCTTTTTGCCTCTTAG